Within Dysosmobacter sp. Marseille-Q4140, the genomic segment AACGTCCTGGACCTGGCGGTGGGCGTCATCATCGGCGGCGCCTTCAGCGCCATCACCAACTCCCTGGTGAACGACATCATCAACCCCGTCCTGGGCATCTTCGCCGGCGGCAACAGCGCCCTGTCCAACCTGTCCTTCACCGTCCCCGGCGGCGGCGAGGTGATGGTGGGCAGCTTTCTCAACGCCGTGCTGAACTTCCTCATCATGGCCTTCGCCGTGTTCTGCCTGGTGAAGGCGGTCAACAGCCTCCACCGCAAGAAGGAGGCCGCGCCTCCGGCACCGCCCAAGCCCAGCAATGAGGAAGTGCTGCTGACAGAGATCCGGGACCTTCTGAAGGAGAAAACCTGATGGACGAGATGGAAGTCCTGCTGCACCGGGGTCTTGGCGACCTGGGACTGCCGGAGACGGCGGCACCGGCCATGGCCCGGTACGGAGCGCTGCTGCTGGAGACCAACCAGGTCATGAACCTCACCGCCATCACCGATCCGGCGGACGTGGCGGCGCTGCACTTTCTGGACAGCGCGGCCTTGCTGACGCTGACGGATTTCAAAGAGAAATCCGTGGCGGACGTGGGCACCGGCGCGGGCTTTCCCGGCCTGCCGCTGAAGATCGCCGAGCCCTCCATCCGCCTGACGCTGCTGGACGCCCAGGGCAAGCGGGTGCGGTTCCTGGAGACGGTGTGCGCCGAGCTGGGGCTCACGGACGTGGAATGCGTCCACGGCCGGGCGGAGGAATTTGCCGCCGACCGGCGGGAGTCCTTTGATCTGGTCACCTCCCGGGCGGTGGCGGCCCTGCCGGTCCTGGCAGAGCTGTGCCTGCCCCTGGTAAAGGTAGGCGGCGCCTTCCTGGCCATGAAATCCGTGGACAGCGAGGCGGAGCTGGCGGAGGCCAAACGGGCCCTGGAGACCCTGGGCGGCCGGGTGGAGGCCCTGCGGGACTATGGGATCCCGGGCACCGACGTGCGCCACCGTTTGGTCATCATAAAAAAAATCCGAAAAACCCCGGAAAAATACCCCAGAATATTTGCAAAGATCAAGAAGAATCCCTTATAATAGAAAATACGAAGAAAGTTTGAGAGGAGGGTGCCGCCATGCGGCTGGGACAGTGCATCGCCGTGGTGTCCGGCAAGGGCGGCACCGGCAAGACCTCCTTCGCCGCCGGGGTGGGGACCGCTCTGGCGCTGCGCAAGCAGTGGGTGTTGTGTCTGGACTGCGACACGGCCCTGCGGAACCTGGATCTGGCCCTGGGGCTCAGTGACCGGGCTCTGATGGATTTCTCCGACGTGATCCAGGGCCGTTGCTCTCTGGACGACGCCGTGGCGGAGCACCCCCGGGTACCGGGGCTCCACCTGCTGACGGCACCGGTCCGCATCCAGGGCCGTCCGGTGACGGAGACCCAGATGGCGGACCTGCTGGCGGAGATCCGGAAGCGATACGACTACTGCCTGCTGGACGCGCCGGCGGGCCTGGGGAGCGGCTTTCAACTGGCGGTGTATGGCGCGGACCGGGCCGTGGTGGTCACCAATCCGGACGCCTCCTCCCTGCGGGACGCCCAGCGGACCGTCATGGAGCTCCACCGCTTCCCCGCCGGGGCGCTGCATCTGGTGGTGAACCGGGTCCGGCAGAAGATGATGCGCCAGCTCCACGCCACCATTGACGACGCCATTGACAAGGCGGGCCTGCCCCTGCTGGGGGTGGTGCCGGAGGACGACGCCCTGCCCCTGTGCCTGGAACGCGGCACGCCATTGCTGCTGGCCGGCGGCTCTCCCGCCGCGGCAGCCTATCAAAATATCGCCAAGCGCATCCAGGGGGAGCGGGTCCCTCTGCTGCGGATCAGATAGAAAGGAGCCCCTGCATGAATATTGCCCTGATGTCTCATGACAATAAGAAGGACTTGATGGTGCAGTTCTGCACCGCTTACGCCGGCATTCTCTCCCGGCATCACCTGTACGCCACCAACACCACCGGCCACATGGTGGCCGACGCCACGGGCCTCAGCGTCCACTGCTTTTTATCCTATGCCCACGGCGGCAGCCAGCAGATCGGCGCCCGGATCGCCTACAATGAGTTCGATATGGTGCTGTTCTTCAACGATCCCACCAACGAGGCTATGGCCGGGGACGTGTCCTATATCTCCCGCCTGTGCGACCAGAACAACATCCCCTTCGCCAGCAACATCGCCACGGCGGAGATGCTGGTGCTGGGCCTGGCCCGGGGCGATCTGGACTGGCGGTGCATCGTCAACCCCTCCACCAAGCCCATCGCCTGAGCACCTTCCCTGACATCCGCGCGGATGCCGCAGCAGTACTCCAACTTCCCGGCCCCACAGAGAGGGGCGCGGCGCTGAGAGCGCCCCGGCCGGACTGGAGGAAGGACAGCGGCGGAGCGGGGGCGGAGACGCCCACGGCACCCTCCCCGTACCAAAGGAGGCAAAAGGAGGCCCTGCGGGGCCTTGAATTTGGGTGGCACCACGAAGCGAAAGATTCGCTCTCGTCCCAAAGCAAGGGGACGAGAGCGTTTATTTTTCCCCGGACGGCGGTCCGGGACCACTGTTTACGAGATAAAGGAGACATTGCATCATGGCGAAAATGACCCCCCGGACTCTGTCCGGCTTTATGGAGCTGCTGCCGGCGCCCCAGCAGCAGATGGAGCGCATCATGGAGATCCTCCGCCGCACCTACTCCCTCTACGGCTTCACCCCCCTGGACACCCCGGTCATCGAGTCCAGTGAGGTGCTGCTGGCCAAGGGCGGCGGTGAGACGGAAAAGCAGATCTACCGCTTCACCAAGGGCGACGCGGACCTGAGCCTGCGGTTCGACCTGACGGTCCCCCTGGCCAAGTACGTGGCCCTGCACTACAACGACCTGACCTTCCCCTTCCGCCGCTACCAGATCGGCAAGGTCTACCGGGGCGAGCGGGCCCAGCGGGGCCGGTTCCGGGAGTTCTACCAGGCCGACATCGACATTATCGGCGACGGCAAGCTCTCCATCGTCAACGAGGCGGAGATCCCCGCCATCATCTACAAGACATTCTCCGCCCTGGGCCTGAGACGCTTCCAGATCCGGGTCAACAACCGCAAGATCTTGAACGGCTTCTACGCCATGGAGGGCCTGACCGAGCGGTCCGGCGACATCATGCGCACCGTGGACAAGCTGGACAAGATCGGCCCCGAGAAGGTGCGGACCATTCTGGGGGAGGACTGCGGCCTCACCGAGGCCCAGGCCGGGGAGATCCTCCGGTTCATCGCCATCACCGGCACCAACGCCGAGGTCCTCTCCGCCCTGGAGGGCTACCAGGGCCGCAACGAGACCTTTGACCAGGGCCTCAGCGAGCTGAAAACCGTCACCCGCTATCTTGCCGACTTCGGCGTCCCGGCGGAGAACTTCGCCGTGGACCTGACCATCGCCCGGGGTCTGGACTACTACACCGGCACCGTCTACGAGACCACGCTGCTGGACCACCCGGAGATCGGCTCCGTCTGCTCCGGCGGCCGGTACGACAACCTGGCCGAATACTACACCGACCGCCAGCTGCCCGGCGCCGGCATCTCCATCGGCCTGACCCGCCTGTTCTATGTCCTGGGCGAGCAGGGCATGCTGAACCCGGACCTGCCCACCGCCCCGGCGGACGTGCTGATCCTGCCCATGACGGAGGACCTGTCCGCCGCCATTTCTCTCGCCACCCTTCTGCGGGAGAACGGCATCCGCACCCAGCTCCACTGCGAGGACAAGAAGTTCAAGCAGAAGATCTCCTACGCCGACAAGCTGGGCATCCCCTACGTGATCTTCCTGGGCGAGGACGAGATCTCCCAGGGCGTGGCCGCCTGCAAGGACATGGTCACCGGCGAGCAGACCAAGCTCTCCCCCGCCGCCACGGTCTACCGCATCAAGGCGGGCCTGGCC encodes:
- the mscL gene encoding large-conductance mechanosensitive channel protein MscL yields the protein MSKSKGFISEFKQFIARGNVLDLAVGVIIGGAFSAITNSLVNDIINPVLGIFAGGNSALSNLSFTVPGGGEVMVGSFLNAVLNFLIMAFAVFCLVKAVNSLHRKKEAAPPAPPKPSNEEVLLTEIRDLLKEKT
- a CDS encoding methylglyoxal synthase, with the protein product MNIALMSHDNKKDLMVQFCTAYAGILSRHHLYATNTTGHMVADATGLSVHCFLSYAHGGSQQIGARIAYNEFDMVLFFNDPTNEAMAGDVSYISRLCDQNNIPFASNIATAEMLVLGLARGDLDWRCIVNPSTKPIA
- the hisS gene encoding histidine--tRNA ligase, with product MAKMTPRTLSGFMELLPAPQQQMERIMEILRRTYSLYGFTPLDTPVIESSEVLLAKGGGETEKQIYRFTKGDADLSLRFDLTVPLAKYVALHYNDLTFPFRRYQIGKVYRGERAQRGRFREFYQADIDIIGDGKLSIVNEAEIPAIIYKTFSALGLRRFQIRVNNRKILNGFYAMEGLTERSGDIMRTVDKLDKIGPEKVRTILGEDCGLTEAQAGEILRFIAITGTNAEVLSALEGYQGRNETFDQGLSELKTVTRYLADFGVPAENFAVDLTIARGLDYYTGTVYETTLLDHPEIGSVCSGGRYDNLAEYYTDRQLPGAGISIGLTRLFYVLGEQGMLNPDLPTAPADVLILPMTEDLSAAISLATLLRENGIRTQLHCEDKKFKQKISYADKLGIPYVIFLGEDEISQGVAACKDMVTGEQTKLSPAATVYRIKAGLAEREKGAVILE
- the minD gene encoding septum site-determining protein MinD, coding for MRLGQCIAVVSGKGGTGKTSFAAGVGTALALRKQWVLCLDCDTALRNLDLALGLSDRALMDFSDVIQGRCSLDDAVAEHPRVPGLHLLTAPVRIQGRPVTETQMADLLAEIRKRYDYCLLDAPAGLGSGFQLAVYGADRAVVVTNPDASSLRDAQRTVMELHRFPAGALHLVVNRVRQKMMRQLHATIDDAIDKAGLPLLGVVPEDDALPLCLERGTPLLLAGGSPAAAAYQNIAKRIQGERVPLLRIR
- the rsmG gene encoding 16S rRNA (guanine(527)-N(7))-methyltransferase RsmG, whose protein sequence is MEVLLHRGLGDLGLPETAAPAMARYGALLLETNQVMNLTAITDPADVAALHFLDSAALLTLTDFKEKSVADVGTGAGFPGLPLKIAEPSIRLTLLDAQGKRVRFLETVCAELGLTDVECVHGRAEEFAADRRESFDLVTSRAVAALPVLAELCLPLVKVGGAFLAMKSVDSEAELAEAKRALETLGGRVEALRDYGIPGTDVRHRLVIIKKIRKTPEKYPRIFAKIKKNPL